From Arthrobacter sp. FW306-2-2C-D06B, a single genomic window includes:
- a CDS encoding ROK family transcriptional regulator translates to MPATSSSTKSHRKNPGSQSALRHLNQQRLIECLLSGPSTQAELARQTGLSTATVSNIVKIMQDAGLVSTEPITSSGRRALNVRLNSNGAVAVGIDFGRRHLRVVLASLGYHIIVEETVTLPLGHHAEQGISAAVALLDKLLLESGVDRSAVVGAGAGIAGPIDRRSGTVAQGAILPEWVGIQILERLEEALDLPVYVDNDANLGALSEVTWGPHSGINNLMFLKIGSGIGAGLIINGAPYYGAVGITGEIGHATIHEYGAICRCGNRGCLETMASTTTMIELLGKGSGLHLEPEDIVRNALARDPATLRVVDDAGLAVGRALGNVANLINPEVIVVGGPLAGLGDILLDPIRRGLVRHAVPVIGETTHLAMSSLGARAEALGAAALVFQHAGIKQG, encoded by the coding sequence ATGCCCGCAACATCCAGCTCGACGAAGAGCCATCGCAAAAACCCCGGCTCGCAATCTGCGCTGCGCCATCTGAACCAGCAGCGGCTCATCGAATGCCTGCTGAGCGGCCCTTCCACCCAAGCGGAACTCGCCAGGCAGACCGGCCTTTCCACGGCAACAGTCTCCAACATCGTCAAGATCATGCAGGACGCGGGGCTCGTCTCCACCGAACCGATCACAAGCTCCGGACGCCGGGCACTGAACGTCAGGCTCAACAGCAACGGTGCCGTCGCCGTCGGGATCGATTTTGGCCGGCGCCACCTGCGTGTGGTCCTGGCCTCGCTGGGCTATCACATCATCGTCGAGGAAACGGTCACGCTCCCCCTCGGCCACCACGCCGAACAGGGCATCAGCGCCGCCGTCGCGCTCCTCGACAAACTCCTGCTCGAAAGCGGGGTCGACCGAAGCGCGGTAGTTGGGGCGGGCGCTGGCATAGCCGGCCCCATCGACCGCCGTTCCGGCACCGTCGCGCAGGGTGCCATCCTGCCCGAATGGGTGGGGATCCAGATTCTCGAACGACTGGAGGAAGCCCTCGATCTTCCCGTATACGTTGACAACGACGCCAATCTGGGCGCCCTCTCCGAGGTCACCTGGGGGCCCCACAGCGGAATCAACAATCTCATGTTCCTCAAGATCGGTTCCGGCATCGGAGCGGGTCTGATCATCAATGGCGCGCCCTACTACGGGGCGGTGGGAATCACGGGAGAAATCGGCCATGCAACGATCCACGAATACGGCGCCATCTGCCGCTGCGGCAACCGGGGCTGCCTGGAAACGATGGCTTCCACCACCACCATGATCGAGCTGCTCGGGAAGGGCTCGGGGCTGCACCTCGAGCCCGAGGACATTGTCCGCAACGCCCTGGCGAGGGATCCGGCGACTCTTCGCGTGGTGGACGACGCGGGGCTCGCGGTGGGGCGGGCGTTGGGCAATGTGGCGAATCTCATAAACCCGGAAGTCATCGTGGTGGGCGGCCCCCTGGCCGGCCTCGGCGACATCCTCCTGGACCCGATCAGGCGCGGTCTAGTCCGCCACGCAGTGCCCGTAATCGGCGAGACAACGCACTTGGCGATGTCTTCGCTCGGCGCCCGGGCGGAGGCCCTCGGAGCGGCCGCTTTGGTGTTCCAGCACGCCGGAATCAAGCAGGGCTAA
- a CDS encoding carbon-nitrogen hydrolase family protein: MLLSVLQANAVVLDIDANLKTVDAAAQRAATAGASLLLTPELFPVGYAPLRLHAELDPAVLPGIRGRLADIARARGIGLVYSLPAPAADGGWHISATLLDAHGTVLLDYDKVHLFGEEERKAFSAAQAAPGVVDFNGIKTSLLICYDVEFPESVRAAAMRGAELLLVPTALSAGFDAVPQVLIRARAMESQLHVAYANHSGHEDGCDFLGGSVVAGPNGSLLAAAGDGAALLFAEISTESVKAAREQVPYLRERRPELYREWEGSAPQG; the protein is encoded by the coding sequence ATGCTGCTGTCCGTTCTGCAGGCCAACGCTGTTGTCCTGGACATCGACGCCAATCTAAAGACGGTCGATGCGGCGGCACAGCGCGCTGCCACGGCGGGGGCCTCCTTGTTGCTGACGCCCGAGCTCTTCCCGGTAGGCTACGCGCCGCTGAGGCTCCACGCGGAGCTGGATCCTGCAGTTCTTCCGGGCATTCGGGGCCGCCTTGCGGACATCGCCCGCGCGCGCGGAATCGGACTGGTCTACAGCCTTCCCGCACCAGCTGCCGACGGCGGCTGGCATATCTCCGCGACTCTTCTGGACGCGCACGGAACCGTGCTCCTGGACTACGACAAAGTGCACCTCTTCGGCGAGGAGGAGCGAAAGGCGTTCTCAGCCGCCCAAGCAGCTCCCGGCGTCGTGGACTTCAACGGGATCAAAACGTCGCTCCTGATTTGCTACGACGTCGAGTTTCCCGAAAGCGTCCGCGCAGCGGCCATGCGAGGCGCTGAACTTCTGCTGGTTCCCACCGCCCTGTCCGCGGGCTTCGACGCCGTGCCGCAGGTCCTGATCCGTGCCCGGGCAATGGAGAGCCAGCTCCACGTGGCCTACGCGAACCACAGCGGCCACGAGGACGGGTGTGACTTCCTTGGCGGAAGCGTGGTGGCCGGTCCGAACGGTTCGTTGCTCGCTGCCGCCGGGGATGGTGCGGCATTGCTATTCGCCGAGATCTCGACGGAAAGCGTCAAGGCCGCCCGTGAGCAGGTGCCCTACCTGCGCGAACGCCGCCCGGAGCTGTACCGCGAGTGGGAAGGCTCTGCTCCACAGGGTTGA
- a CDS encoding ATP-binding cassette domain-containing protein, which translates to MTLSVANVNYAYNPRTQVLHDVSFTIAEDRVMGLIGPNGSGKSTLIKVILDLLQLQSGRVCIGTDSSQSRSAKMSSIYLSSNDYLPEFLTGEEYVRFMHGLYGEPMDHAALRTQFARYSMRDRHRDLIEDYSHGMRKKLQLIAAFMLRRRFTVIDETLNGVDIDAINLFERDIRNLAKEGRSVLLCSHDFTMLEHVADELALLVQGVLVVQAPVRKIIQDHGTIADLANEFIQAMEPS; encoded by the coding sequence ATGACTCTCAGTGTTGCCAACGTCAACTACGCCTACAACCCCAGAACCCAAGTGCTTCACGATGTCTCGTTCACGATCGCCGAGGACCGGGTCATGGGCCTCATTGGTCCCAACGGGTCTGGAAAGTCCACGCTGATAAAGGTCATCCTGGATCTGCTCCAACTTCAAAGCGGCCGCGTCTGCATCGGGACTGACAGTAGTCAGAGCCGCAGCGCCAAGATGTCGTCGATCTATTTGTCGAGCAATGATTACCTCCCTGAGTTCCTTACAGGGGAGGAATATGTGCGTTTCATGCACGGGCTGTATGGAGAACCCATGGATCACGCGGCACTGAGGACGCAATTCGCCAGGTACTCCATGCGCGACAGGCACCGCGACTTGATCGAAGACTACTCACACGGCATGAGGAAGAAGCTGCAACTCATCGCCGCGTTCATGCTCCGGCGAAGGTTTACCGTCATCGATGAGACCCTCAATGGCGTCGACATCGATGCGATCAACCTCTTCGAGCGCGATATCCGGAATCTTGCCAAAGAAGGCCGCTCAGTTCTGCTGTGCAGCCATGACTTCACCATGTTGGAGCACGTCGCTGACGAGTTGGCACTCCTCGTCCAAGGGGTCCTAGTGGTTCAGGCTCCGGTCCGGAAAATTATCCAAGATCACGGCACGATAGCTGACCTTGCCAACGAGTTCATTCAGGCAATGGAGCCATCTTAA
- a CDS encoding PucR family transcriptional regulator, translating to MSPEPSPSRLSFVTLEQFLKQLPPELEILHDGGSGGELLRWVEPSELDDPTPYLPDGEFLLTAGLPFLGDGGSQENVDAYVKRLVGAKVAALGFGIRPYFDAVPAELLKACRRHRLTLIEIPESIPFAAIGLEFSQLLESDNAKVFRQLADTNRQLMRAVLSPRPEHELLAALVQKVPVWALLVGADGRVRARAHAAGGSTGVEHSLLEPMLERLLSGSGPRVEVDGFDQPGSSMVFGHPLRSTKDANLGALILGSDAALTPAQNSVVQSVVGLLELLVRQRTSGSLAPSQLATALLLHPESLATGGTRHVNGLKDLLAQSLSSTRSAPLRVVQGIKVDSPEWPAGDSPVRELLQWRRLFDTKLVEITDYGFAAITRLKVDDALLADVEKLGWRLVIGDPTELTGLAAAHQRVTSLRSRVQSSGRSARVDEVTWSVTGLLGREAGSMLAARLLEPVLALEADRRDPLLAVLKGWLSENGSWDASAKLLGLHRNSVRRQIGLLAELLDTDLNQAQVRAELWIALQYTDGLVGGGDA from the coding sequence ATGTCTCCTGAGCCCAGCCCCAGCCGCCTGAGTTTCGTCACGCTTGAGCAGTTCCTGAAGCAGCTGCCGCCCGAGTTGGAAATACTCCACGACGGCGGCAGCGGCGGGGAGCTGCTGCGCTGGGTCGAACCCAGCGAACTGGACGATCCCACCCCCTACCTGCCGGACGGGGAGTTCCTGCTGACCGCGGGGCTCCCTTTCCTTGGCGACGGCGGCTCGCAAGAGAACGTCGACGCTTATGTGAAACGGCTGGTGGGGGCCAAGGTGGCGGCGCTGGGGTTCGGGATCAGGCCTTATTTCGACGCCGTCCCGGCCGAGCTGCTCAAGGCGTGCCGCCGGCACCGGCTCACCTTGATTGAGATCCCGGAATCCATCCCGTTCGCAGCAATCGGCCTTGAGTTCTCCCAACTCCTGGAATCGGACAACGCGAAAGTCTTCCGCCAACTCGCCGACACCAACAGGCAACTCATGCGGGCAGTCCTCTCCCCCCGGCCGGAACACGAGCTGCTCGCCGCTTTGGTCCAGAAGGTTCCCGTGTGGGCACTCCTCGTCGGAGCGGACGGGCGGGTACGTGCGCGCGCCCACGCAGCCGGCGGCAGCACCGGCGTCGAGCATTCACTCCTGGAGCCGATGCTGGAACGGCTCCTTTCCGGCAGCGGACCGCGGGTTGAGGTGGACGGCTTTGATCAGCCGGGATCGTCGATGGTTTTCGGCCACCCGTTGCGGAGCACCAAGGACGCCAATCTGGGCGCCCTGATCCTGGGTTCTGACGCTGCGCTGACTCCGGCCCAGAACAGCGTGGTGCAGTCAGTGGTGGGGTTGCTGGAGTTGCTCGTCCGCCAACGGACCAGCGGTTCGCTCGCGCCGAGCCAATTGGCGACGGCGTTGTTGCTACACCCTGAGAGCCTTGCCACCGGCGGGACCCGGCATGTCAACGGGCTCAAGGACCTCCTCGCCCAGAGCTTGTCCTCCACGCGATCCGCTCCCCTTCGCGTGGTCCAGGGCATCAAGGTGGACTCACCTGAATGGCCGGCCGGCGACAGCCCCGTGCGCGAGCTATTGCAGTGGCGGCGCCTCTTCGACACCAAACTGGTGGAGATCACCGATTACGGATTCGCCGCGATCACTCGTTTGAAAGTGGACGACGCGCTCCTGGCCGACGTCGAAAAGCTCGGTTGGAGGCTCGTCATCGGAGACCCGACCGAACTGACCGGCCTCGCCGCAGCGCACCAGCGCGTGACGTCGCTCCGTTCACGGGTCCAGTCCAGCGGACGGAGCGCCCGCGTCGACGAGGTGACCTGGTCCGTTACCGGGCTCCTGGGACGCGAGGCCGGCTCCATGCTGGCCGCGAGGCTCCTTGAACCGGTACTCGCGTTGGAAGCTGATCGGCGCGATCCGCTCTTGGCAGTGCTCAAGGGCTGGCTCAGCGAAAACGGCAGCTGGGACGCCTCCGCCAAGCTGCTGGGGCTGCACCGCAATAGCGTGCGCCGCCAGATCGGACTGCTCGCCGAACTCCTCGACACTGACCTGAACCAGGCCCAAGTGCGGGCGGAGCTTTGGATCGCGCTTCAGTACACGGACGGTCTGGTGGGCGGAGGGGACGCCTAG
- the alr gene encoding alanine racemase, protein MRRIAQSETTPEAALSGQVSVDLSAISDNIKALKKRTAAPHFMAVVKGNGYGHGLVDVARTAVAAGADWLGTAQLSEAIALRQAGINVPVLSWLYLASQTSATIREALEYDVDVSLGSVGQLEVLAGIARQLGRPAVVHLELDSGLSRGGARKEDWPELVAQARDAEQDGTVLVRGIWTHLAWADVPAHPGNAAAVAEFEDAVREARAAGLDPQLRHVSSSANILDRPEFHFDMVRAGLAIYGLAPADHLDPADFGLRPALSVTAPLVMVKKVPAGTGVSYEHQAITHEPRYLGLIPLGYADGIPKGISGRSLVQIAGRKVPVIGKVCMDQFMVDLGPDASGIGVGDTAVLFGDPAGGAASADDWGAAIGSHGDEIINRIAPRLPRVYESSAYECPDYQEAASDVS, encoded by the coding sequence ATGAGACGTATTGCACAATCAGAAACGACGCCGGAAGCGGCGCTTTCCGGGCAGGTCAGCGTAGATCTGTCTGCGATTTCAGACAACATCAAGGCACTCAAAAAGCGCACCGCCGCGCCGCATTTCATGGCCGTCGTCAAGGGGAACGGCTACGGTCACGGCCTCGTGGATGTTGCCCGCACCGCGGTGGCGGCAGGAGCCGATTGGCTGGGAACCGCCCAGTTGAGCGAAGCCATCGCCTTGCGCCAGGCGGGCATCAATGTGCCGGTCCTTTCGTGGCTGTATCTGGCATCCCAGACCAGCGCGACCATCCGCGAGGCACTCGAGTACGACGTCGACGTTTCGCTTGGGAGCGTCGGTCAACTTGAGGTCCTGGCCGGGATCGCCAGGCAATTGGGCCGCCCCGCCGTCGTGCACCTGGAGCTGGACAGCGGCCTCAGCCGCGGCGGTGCGCGCAAGGAAGACTGGCCCGAACTCGTAGCCCAGGCTCGCGATGCCGAGCAGGACGGCACGGTCTTGGTCCGCGGCATCTGGACCCACTTGGCCTGGGCCGATGTTCCCGCCCACCCCGGAAACGCGGCAGCCGTGGCGGAGTTCGAAGACGCGGTTCGCGAAGCGCGCGCTGCCGGCCTGGACCCGCAGCTGCGGCACGTGTCGAGCTCTGCAAACATCCTGGACCGGCCCGAATTCCACTTCGACATGGTCCGCGCCGGACTGGCGATCTACGGATTGGCCCCGGCGGACCATCTGGATCCTGCCGACTTCGGACTGCGCCCGGCCTTGAGCGTCACCGCACCGCTCGTCATGGTCAAGAAGGTTCCGGCAGGGACTGGCGTCAGCTACGAACACCAGGCCATCACGCACGAGCCGCGCTATCTCGGACTCATTCCGCTGGGTTACGCCGACGGGATCCCCAAGGGCATCAGCGGCCGGAGCCTGGTCCAGATCGCCGGGCGGAAAGTCCCCGTGATCGGCAAGGTGTGCATGGACCAGTTCATGGTGGACCTCGGTCCGGACGCGTCCGGGATCGGGGTCGGCGACACGGCAGTCCTGTTCGGCGATCCTGCCGGAGGGGCAGCGAGCGCAGACGATTGGGGCGCCGCCATCGGAAGCCATGGTGACGAGATCATCAACCGGATCGCACCACGACTCCCGCGTGTGTATGAGTCCAGTGCCTACGAGTGCCCCGATTACCAGGAGGCGGCGAGCGATGTCTCCTGA
- a CDS encoding amino acid permease, with the protein MVSEAGSSQSGTPLVRSFGVLQLTMISVGATLGTGILVILGESVPLAGPAVWISFVVAGLAALFSAVSYAEMAGLVPVAGSSYSYSYATMGEGMAWICGWCLVLEYAVSVAAVAVGAGQYVNETLAAFGQVLPDAMSQPPGSGGVVNIPAMLIVVLAMVLLVRGAKESAWINTVIVTIKIVILLFFCAVAFTAFNAGNFEPLMPMGAAGVSAAASRVFFSYIGFDAASTAGEEARNPKRDLPRAILLSMVIVTSIYVLVAVAAIGARPWEWFGGTEAALVQILEETTHQPWIALVFSIGAVMAIASIVLTVLYGQTRILLSMSRDGLVPEVFGRISPRTGTPVAGTLIVGTAVALTAGLVPLGALADATSIGTLFAFALVNVAVIYLRRNRPELKRSFRVPLYPITPVLGTLMCAYLMANLGADTWVVFGGWMLVGIALYFGYGRRNSKVAALSEEEYRELSARVADPETVKAELS; encoded by the coding sequence ATGGTCAGTGAAGCCGGAAGCAGCCAAAGCGGTACGCCGCTCGTCCGCAGCTTCGGTGTCCTCCAACTGACGATGATCAGTGTCGGCGCGACCTTGGGCACCGGCATCCTGGTGATCCTGGGCGAATCCGTGCCGCTGGCCGGACCCGCAGTCTGGATCTCCTTTGTGGTCGCGGGCCTGGCCGCCCTGTTCTCCGCAGTGTCCTACGCCGAAATGGCGGGCCTCGTGCCCGTTGCCGGGTCCAGCTACTCCTACTCCTACGCCACGATGGGCGAGGGCATGGCCTGGATCTGTGGTTGGTGCCTCGTCCTCGAATATGCGGTCTCCGTGGCTGCCGTTGCCGTCGGCGCCGGGCAATACGTGAACGAAACCCTCGCCGCGTTCGGCCAAGTCCTGCCGGACGCGATGTCCCAGCCGCCGGGGAGCGGCGGCGTCGTCAACATCCCGGCCATGCTGATTGTGGTCCTCGCGATGGTCCTGCTGGTGCGGGGTGCCAAGGAAAGCGCCTGGATCAACACCGTGATCGTGACGATCAAGATCGTCATCCTGCTCTTCTTCTGCGCCGTTGCGTTCACCGCGTTCAACGCCGGCAACTTCGAACCGCTCATGCCCATGGGTGCCGCGGGTGTTTCGGCCGCCGCATCAAGGGTGTTCTTCTCGTACATCGGCTTCGATGCCGCTTCCACTGCCGGCGAAGAGGCCCGCAACCCCAAGCGCGACCTGCCCCGCGCGATCCTGCTCTCCATGGTGATCGTGACCAGCATTTACGTCCTGGTTGCCGTGGCCGCCATCGGTGCCCGCCCCTGGGAATGGTTTGGCGGCACCGAAGCAGCCCTCGTCCAGATCCTCGAGGAAACCACCCACCAGCCCTGGATCGCGCTCGTCTTCTCCATCGGAGCCGTGATGGCAATCGCCAGCATCGTGCTGACGGTCCTCTACGGCCAGACCCGGATCCTGCTCTCCATGTCCCGCGACGGACTGGTCCCCGAGGTCTTCGGCCGGATCTCCCCGCGCACCGGCACCCCGGTGGCCGGAACGCTCATCGTGGGCACCGCCGTCGCACTCACCGCGGGCCTCGTCCCGCTCGGCGCGCTAGCCGACGCCACCAGCATTGGCACCCTCTTCGCGTTCGCGCTGGTGAACGTCGCCGTGATCTACCTGCGGCGCAACCGCCCCGAGCTCAAGCGCAGCTTCCGCGTGCCGCTCTACCCGATCACCCCGGTTCTGGGCACGCTGATGTGCGCCTACCTCATGGCCAACCTGGGCGCCGACACCTGGGTGGTATTCGGTGGCTGGATGCTCGTGGGGATCGCCCTCTACTTCGGCTACGGACGCCGGAACTCCAAGGTAGCGGCCCTGAGCGAAGAGGAATACCGTGAACTATCCGCCAGGGTCGCCGACCCGGAAACTGTGAAGGCAGAACTTTCATGA
- a CDS encoding flavin monoamine oxidase family protein yields MTIATELPTEPTPRPGDAGISQATPADAPITMLNPDFPFSYDHYLAHPDGLAAVPPELYGTEVAVIGAGLSGLVTAYELMKLGLRPVVYEADQIGGRLRTASFPSAPGVVADLGGMRFPVSGKAFYHYVDLLGLDTQEFPNPLAPATSSTVIELAGQKHYAATSAELPEFFHEVAAAWKAAVNDGAAFQEMQEAIRARDTKRIKELWNELLPLLDEQTFYGFIAASKSFKEAGFAHREAFGQVGFGTGGWDTDFPNSILEILRVVYTDADDQHRLITGGAQRLPEALWHHAPSGMAHWPVGTSLASLHSGSPRGAVERIERGENGDLMVRERWGRETGYPAVVTTCQSWLLSTRIHTQESLFPSELWTAIERSHYMQSSKTFVMVDRPFWKDIDPETGREVLSMTLTDRLNRATYLLDDGPDKPAVILLSYTWNDDALKWLSLSAEERVKLMLHSLEQIYPGVDIASHIVGQPITVSWEADPNFMGAFKANLPGHYRYQQRLFTHFKQDKLPEAQRGIFLAGDDVSFTAGWAEGAVTTGLNAVWGVVNHLGGSSVAGNPGPGDLLDELGPISLD; encoded by the coding sequence ATGACCATCGCCACCGAATTGCCCACGGAACCCACACCCCGCCCAGGGGATGCCGGAATTTCCCAAGCAACGCCGGCCGACGCTCCCATCACCATGCTGAACCCGGACTTCCCGTTCAGCTACGACCACTACCTGGCCCACCCGGACGGCCTGGCGGCTGTTCCGCCGGAGCTGTACGGCACGGAGGTCGCGGTGATCGGCGCCGGGCTGTCGGGACTTGTCACGGCTTACGAGCTCATGAAGCTCGGGCTGCGCCCCGTGGTCTACGAGGCCGACCAGATCGGCGGGCGGCTGCGCACCGCGAGCTTCCCCTCCGCCCCAGGAGTGGTGGCAGACCTCGGCGGCATGCGCTTCCCCGTGTCAGGTAAGGCGTTCTACCACTACGTGGACCTCCTCGGCCTGGACACCCAGGAATTCCCCAACCCGCTCGCGCCCGCGACGTCAAGCACAGTGATCGAGCTGGCCGGGCAAAAGCACTACGCCGCCACGTCTGCCGAGCTGCCGGAGTTCTTCCACGAGGTTGCCGCAGCGTGGAAGGCCGCTGTGAATGACGGCGCTGCGTTCCAGGAAATGCAGGAGGCGATCCGGGCCCGCGACACCAAGCGCATCAAGGAGCTGTGGAATGAACTGCTCCCGCTCCTGGATGAGCAGACCTTCTACGGCTTCATCGCCGCAAGCAAGTCCTTCAAGGAGGCTGGATTCGCGCACCGCGAGGCCTTCGGGCAGGTAGGTTTCGGCACAGGCGGCTGGGACACCGACTTCCCCAACTCCATCCTCGAAATCCTGCGCGTCGTCTACACCGACGCTGATGACCAGCACCGGCTCATCACCGGGGGAGCGCAACGGCTCCCCGAGGCACTCTGGCACCACGCGCCGTCGGGCATGGCTCACTGGCCCGTGGGCACCTCGCTCGCATCGTTGCATTCCGGTTCCCCGCGCGGAGCCGTGGAGCGCATTGAGCGCGGAGAGAACGGCGACCTCATGGTGCGCGAACGTTGGGGCCGCGAAACCGGCTACCCCGCCGTCGTGACCACGTGCCAGTCATGGCTGCTGTCCACGCGGATCCACACCCAGGAATCGTTGTTCCCCTCGGAACTCTGGACCGCGATCGAGCGCTCGCACTACATGCAGTCGTCCAAGACCTTCGTGATGGTGGACCGGCCGTTCTGGAAGGACATCGACCCAGAAACGGGCCGCGAAGTGTTGTCCATGACCCTGACCGACCGGCTCAACCGGGCAACGTACCTGCTCGACGACGGTCCGGACAAGCCTGCCGTCATACTGCTGTCCTACACGTGGAACGACGACGCCCTGAAGTGGCTCTCGCTCAGCGCCGAGGAACGCGTGAAGCTCATGCTGCACTCACTCGAGCAGATCTACCCGGGCGTGGACATTGCGAGCCACATCGTGGGCCAGCCCATCACCGTTTCCTGGGAGGCCGACCCCAACTTCATGGGTGCCTTCAAGGCCAACCTGCCGGGGCACTACCGCTACCAGCAGCGCTTGTTCACGCACTTCAAGCAGGACAAGCTGCCGGAGGCCCAGCGGGGCATCTTCCTGGCCGGCGACGACGTCTCGTTCACCGCGGGCTGGGCCGAAGGCGCCGTTACCACAGGGCTTAACGCTGTGTGGGGTGTGGTGAACCACCTCGGTGGATCGTCCGTGGCAGGCAACCCCGGCCCCGGTGATTTGTTGGACGAGCTCGGGCCTATCAGCCTGGACTAG
- a CDS encoding gamma carbonic anhydrase family protein: MAPIYTFAGDTPAIHATAFVAPTASIIGKATLGEDSSAFYGVSVRADTAAISVGAGSNLQDNVVLHADPGFPCTVGERVSVGHSAVVHGCTVEDDCLIGMSATILNGAVIGTGSLIAAGAVVLEGTVIPPRSLVAGVPAKVRRELSEEELDGVKRNAAHYRELAAAHRGMHAQG; the protein is encoded by the coding sequence ATGGCTCCCATTTACACCTTTGCCGGGGATACTCCGGCCATCCATGCCACGGCCTTCGTGGCACCCACGGCTTCCATCATCGGCAAGGCCACCCTCGGCGAGGACTCCAGCGCCTTCTATGGTGTGTCGGTCCGTGCCGACACCGCCGCAATCAGTGTCGGCGCCGGCTCGAACCTGCAGGACAATGTGGTCTTGCACGCCGACCCCGGTTTCCCCTGCACCGTCGGCGAACGCGTCAGCGTCGGGCACAGCGCAGTCGTCCACGGATGCACTGTGGAGGACGACTGCCTCATCGGCATGAGCGCCACCATCCTGAACGGCGCAGTCATCGGTACCGGTTCGCTCATTGCCGCCGGCGCGGTCGTGCTTGAGGGAACTGTGATCCCGCCCCGTTCCTTGGTTGCCGGCGTGCCCGCCAAGGTGCGCCGCGAACTGAGCGAAGAAGAGCTCGACGGCGTGAAGCGCAACGCGGCCCACTACCGGGAGCTGGCTGCGGCGCACCGCGGGATGCACGCACAGGGCTAG
- a CDS encoding class I SAM-dependent methyltransferase has translation MQGFPDADHEADLAAFYDRQAPLLHTRAMTPHRTECRDWFIRLLKDEHRHSLFELGCGTGVEGLEFVRAGLHYTGVDLSEESIHVARAKGLDASVASGRSLPFADATFPAVWTMSTLLHVPNAGIHDVVRELVRVSAAGAPIAVGLWSGDDEEVLNPEDHDEPRRFFSRRSDDAVQRIFGAHGTVEHFETWPEGTGVESGPGAGHWTQHYQFLVLRTPSGPPN, from the coding sequence ATGCAGGGCTTCCCGGACGCCGACCACGAAGCGGACCTCGCCGCGTTCTACGACCGGCAGGCCCCCCTCCTGCACACCCGCGCCATGACCCCGCATCGGACGGAATGCCGCGATTGGTTCATTCGCCTGCTCAAGGACGAACACAGGCACTCGCTGTTCGAGCTGGGCTGCGGCACCGGCGTCGAAGGATTGGAATTCGTCCGGGCGGGACTGCACTACACGGGCGTCGACCTTTCCGAGGAGAGCATCCACGTCGCCCGTGCCAAGGGCTTGGACGCCAGCGTGGCGAGCGGCCGGTCCCTGCCGTTCGCCGACGCCACGTTCCCCGCGGTGTGGACCATGAGCACCCTCCTGCACGTCCCCAACGCGGGAATCCACGACGTCGTCCGTGAACTCGTGCGGGTCAGCGCGGCTGGTGCGCCGATCGCCGTCGGGCTCTGGTCCGGTGACGATGAAGAAGTCCTCAACCCCGAGGACCATGACGAGCCGCGGCGGTTCTTCAGCCGGAGGAGCGACGACGCCGTCCAGAGGATCTTCGGTGCCCACGGCACGGTGGAACACTTTGAAACCTGGCCCGAGGGAACGGGCGTCGAGTCCGGACCCGGTGCGGGCCATTGGACCCAGCACTACCAGTTCCTGGTTCTCCGGACACCTTCCGGCCCACCCAACTGA